In one window of Camelina sativa cultivar DH55 chromosome 15, Cs, whole genome shotgun sequence DNA:
- the LOC104745324 gene encoding protein yippee-like At3g11230 translates to MGRLFLVNLEGKSYSCKHCKTNLALYDDVVSKSFQSRHGKAYLFSKVVNVYAGKEEDRMMMTGLHTVVDIYCVKCGSYVGWRYEFAFEKNQKYKEGKSVLERYKVWGPDGNNYWVAQEVEAGDSDTDEA, encoded by the exons atggggagaTTGTTCTTGGTGAATTTGGAAGGTAAGTCTTACAGTTGTAAGCACTGCAAGACCAATCTTGCTCTCTACGATGATGTCGTCTCTAAG tcaTTTCAATCCCGGCATGGGAAAGCTTACCTCTTCAGTAAGGT AGTGAATGTGTATGCTGGGAAGGAGGAAGATAGGATGATGATGACGGGATTGCACACCGTTGTCGATATTTACTGTGTCAAATGCGGTTCTTATGTTGGATGGAGATAT gagtttgcttttgagaagaaTCAAAAGTACAAGGAAGGCAAATCTGTTCTGGAAAG GTACAAGGTTTGGGGTCCAGATGGGAACAATTATTGGGTGGCTCAAGAAGTTGAAGCCGGAGACAGCGATACTGATGAAGCTTGA
- the LOC104745325 gene encoding arginyl-tRNA--protein transferase 2-like isoform X2 yields the protein MEKTCCPSYTIRLKASDFVPSKEQQRVRRRLERFLDGELDAKPSEQTEEQDISFSREVSVSVRKSLGAAKTEQNNEVEPIMKDLSEQIDNAVQRCIRSGEFPCNIQIPKASVKKVISAKRKKLAEGSEELLYTSNIAFPIAAAIKHTQTREEGERNKKVEESRLLPEVVSEKLLSAMNKVGEFTGFKVKVCKGHINFLSATRVTSSDRNEEEGLGTTMTKSSSNNLHARKRKLEMHLKRSSFDPEEYELYKRYQLKVHNDKPESISETSYKRFLVDTPLIEVPPSSYDDQEKVPPCGFGSFHQQYRVDDRLIAVGVIDILPTCLSSKYLFWDPDFASLSIGNYSALQEIDWVKQNQAHCSTLEYYYLGYYIHSCSKMKYKAAYRPSELLCPLRYQWVPFEVAKPLLDKKPYSVLSNYTKVSRSSSSSQASETLGESTSEHEDMEQGVTNDDDDDDDDDDDDDEMYNSDEDSDSRRNRSDITNILISFDGPRLRYKDIPRIKNRMVLKQLESRLVNYRKVVGAELSERMVYELR from the exons ATGGAGAAAACTTGTTGCCCTTCTTATACAATCCGTTTGAAAGCTAGTGATTTTGTTCCTTCTAAAGAGCAGCAGCGAGTGCGTAGAAGACTGGAAAg GTTCTTGGATGGTGAACTAGATGCAAAACCGAGTGAGCAAACAGAAGAGCAAGACATTTCTTTCTCCCGTGAAGTTTCAGTGTCGGTGAGAAAATCGCTTGGAGCTgctaaaacagaacaaaacaatgaAGTGGAACCAATCATGAAAGATTTGTCTGAACAAATTGATAATGCGGTACAAAGATGCATACGAAGTGGGGAGTTTCCTTGTAATATTCAGATTCCCAAAGCTTCAGTGAAGAAAGTTATCTCTGCTAAAAGGAAGAAACTAGCTGAAGGGTCAGAAGAACTCTTATACACCAGCAACATTGCTTTTCCAATAGCAGCTGctataaaacacacacaaacacgtGAGGAAGgcgagagaaacaaaaaagttgaagaaaGCAGATTATTACCAGAGGTTGTGTCTGAGAAACTGTTAAGCGCAATGAATAAGGTGGGAGAATTTACTGGTTTTAAAGTTAAGGTCTGCAAAGGCCATATCAACTTCCTTTCAGCTACCCGAGTTACTTCCTCAGatagaaatgaagaagaaggccTCGGTACTACAATGACAAAGTCTTCTTCAAACAACCTCCATGCAAGAAAGAGGAAGCTGGAGATGCACTTGAAAAGGTCGAGTTTTGATCCAGAGGAATATGAATTATACAAACGGTATCAACTGAAAGTGCATAATGATAAGCCGGAGAGCATCTCGGAGACTTCATACAAAAGGTTTTTGGTCGACACTCCATTGATTGAAGTTCCGCCTTCAAGTTATGATGATCAAGAAAAGGTTCCTCCTTGTGGCTTCGGTTCTTTCCATCAACAATACCGAGTTGATGACCGTCTAATTGCTGTTGGGGTGATCGACATTCTTCCTACATGTTTGTCGAGTAAATACCTATTCTGGGATCCGGATTTTGCATCCTTGTCTATTGGAAACTACTCAGCTCTGCAAGAAATCGATTGGGTGAAACAAAACCAAGCTCATTGCTCTACCCTTGAGTATTACTATCTTGGCTATTACATACATTCCTGCAGCAAAATGAAATATAAAGCAGCCTATCGTCCATCCGAGCTTTTATGTCCTTTACGTTACCA ATGGGTTCCGTTCGAAGTAGCCAAGCCTCTGCTTGATAAAAAGCCATATTCCGTCTTGTCCAATTACACTAAGGTTtctcgatcatcatcatcatctcaagcTTCTGAAACCCTAGGGGAATCCACGAGTGAACATGAAGACATGGAACAAGGGGTtacaaatgatgatgatgatgatgatgatgatgatgatgatgatgatgaaatgtATAACTCTGATGAAGACTCAGACTCTAGAAGAAACCGAAGTGACATTACCAATATCCTTATCAGTTTTGATGGACCTCGACTTCGATACAAG GATATACCACGTATCAAGAATCGGATGGTTCTGAAACAACTGGAATCGAGGTTGGTTAATTACCGGAAAGTCGTTGGAGCAGAGCTCTCAGAGAGAATGGTGTACGAACTCCGGTAA
- the LOC104745325 gene encoding arginyl-tRNA--protein transferase 2-like isoform X1 — translation MSSKKAKTKDKASSSRGGGFGGESIVADCGLNRSTCGYCKSSSRSSISHGLWTESLTVNDYQALLDRGWRRSGCFLYKPEMEKTCCPSYTIRLKASDFVPSKEQQRVRRRLERFLDGELDAKPSEQTEEQDISFSREVSVSVRKSLGAAKTEQNNEVEPIMKDLSEQIDNAVQRCIRSGEFPCNIQIPKASVKKVISAKRKKLAEGSEELLYTSNIAFPIAAAIKHTQTREEGERNKKVEESRLLPEVVSEKLLSAMNKVGEFTGFKVKVCKGHINFLSATRVTSSDRNEEEGLGTTMTKSSSNNLHARKRKLEMHLKRSSFDPEEYELYKRYQLKVHNDKPESISETSYKRFLVDTPLIEVPPSSYDDQEKVPPCGFGSFHQQYRVDDRLIAVGVIDILPTCLSSKYLFWDPDFASLSIGNYSALQEIDWVKQNQAHCSTLEYYYLGYYIHSCSKMKYKAAYRPSELLCPLRYQWVPFEVAKPLLDKKPYSVLSNYTKVSRSSSSSQASETLGESTSEHEDMEQGVTNDDDDDDDDDDDDDEMYNSDEDSDSRRNRSDITNILISFDGPRLRYKDIPRIKNRMVLKQLESRLVNYRKVVGAELSERMVYELR, via the exons ATGTCGTCGAAGAAAGCGAAGACGAAAGATAAGGCAAGTAGCAGTCGTGGCGGAGGCTTCGGCGGAGAGAGTATAGTCGCTGATTGTGGACTTAACAGATCCACTTGCGGTTACTGTAAATCTTCTTCCCGCTCCAGTATCTCTCACG GGTTATGGACAGAGAGTCTCACCGTTAATGACTACCAAG CTCTTCTTGACCGTGGATGGAGACGATCTGGTTGCTTCCTTTACAAACCTGAGATGGAGAAAACTTGTTGCCCTTCTTATACAATCCGTTTGAAAGCTAGTGATTTTGTTCCTTCTAAAGAGCAGCAGCGAGTGCGTAGAAGACTGGAAAg GTTCTTGGATGGTGAACTAGATGCAAAACCGAGTGAGCAAACAGAAGAGCAAGACATTTCTTTCTCCCGTGAAGTTTCAGTGTCGGTGAGAAAATCGCTTGGAGCTgctaaaacagaacaaaacaatgaAGTGGAACCAATCATGAAAGATTTGTCTGAACAAATTGATAATGCGGTACAAAGATGCATACGAAGTGGGGAGTTTCCTTGTAATATTCAGATTCCCAAAGCTTCAGTGAAGAAAGTTATCTCTGCTAAAAGGAAGAAACTAGCTGAAGGGTCAGAAGAACTCTTATACACCAGCAACATTGCTTTTCCAATAGCAGCTGctataaaacacacacaaacacgtGAGGAAGgcgagagaaacaaaaaagttgaagaaaGCAGATTATTACCAGAGGTTGTGTCTGAGAAACTGTTAAGCGCAATGAATAAGGTGGGAGAATTTACTGGTTTTAAAGTTAAGGTCTGCAAAGGCCATATCAACTTCCTTTCAGCTACCCGAGTTACTTCCTCAGatagaaatgaagaagaaggccTCGGTACTACAATGACAAAGTCTTCTTCAAACAACCTCCATGCAAGAAAGAGGAAGCTGGAGATGCACTTGAAAAGGTCGAGTTTTGATCCAGAGGAATATGAATTATACAAACGGTATCAACTGAAAGTGCATAATGATAAGCCGGAGAGCATCTCGGAGACTTCATACAAAAGGTTTTTGGTCGACACTCCATTGATTGAAGTTCCGCCTTCAAGTTATGATGATCAAGAAAAGGTTCCTCCTTGTGGCTTCGGTTCTTTCCATCAACAATACCGAGTTGATGACCGTCTAATTGCTGTTGGGGTGATCGACATTCTTCCTACATGTTTGTCGAGTAAATACCTATTCTGGGATCCGGATTTTGCATCCTTGTCTATTGGAAACTACTCAGCTCTGCAAGAAATCGATTGGGTGAAACAAAACCAAGCTCATTGCTCTACCCTTGAGTATTACTATCTTGGCTATTACATACATTCCTGCAGCAAAATGAAATATAAAGCAGCCTATCGTCCATCCGAGCTTTTATGTCCTTTACGTTACCA ATGGGTTCCGTTCGAAGTAGCCAAGCCTCTGCTTGATAAAAAGCCATATTCCGTCTTGTCCAATTACACTAAGGTTtctcgatcatcatcatcatctcaagcTTCTGAAACCCTAGGGGAATCCACGAGTGAACATGAAGACATGGAACAAGGGGTtacaaatgatgatgatgatgatgatgatgatgatgatgatgatgatgaaatgtATAACTCTGATGAAGACTCAGACTCTAGAAGAAACCGAAGTGACATTACCAATATCCTTATCAGTTTTGATGGACCTCGACTTCGATACAAG GATATACCACGTATCAAGAATCGGATGGTTCTGAAACAACTGGAATCGAGGTTGGTTAATTACCGGAAAGTCGTTGGAGCAGAGCTCTCAGAGAGAATGGTGTACGAACTCCGGTAA
- the LOC104745326 gene encoding 60S acidic ribosomal protein P0-3, giving the protein MVKATKAEKKIAYDAKLCQLIDEYTQILVVAADNVGSTQLQNIRKGLRGDSVVLMGKNTMMKRSVRIHSENTGNTAVLNLLPLLQGNVGLIFTKGDLKEVSEEVAKYKVGAPARVGLVAPIDVVVQPGNTGLDPSQTSFFQVLNIPTKINKGTVEIITPVELIKQGDKVGSSEAALLAKLGIRPFSYGLVVQSVYDNGSVFSPEVLDLTEDQLVEKFASGISMVTSLALAVSYPTLAAAPHMFINAYKNALAIAVATDYTFPQAEKVKEFLKDPSKFVVAAAAVSADAGSGGAAQSGGAAKVEEKKEESDEEDYDGGFGLFDEE; this is encoded by the exons ATGGTGAAGGCAAcgaaagcagagaagaagatcgCTTACGACGCAAAGCTATGTCAGCTTATCGACGAATACACTCAGATCCTAGTCGTTGCCGCCGACAACGTCGGATCGACTCAGCTTCAGAATATCAGGAAAGGTCTTCGTGGAGACTCAGTGGTTCTCATGGGGAAGAACACTATGATGAAACGTTCCGTTAGGATCCACTCCGAAAACACTGGAAACACTGCCGTTTTGAATCTCCTTCCTCTGCTTCAG GGAAATGTTGGTTTAATCTTCACCAAGGGTGACCTTAAGGAAGTGAGCGAGGAGGTTGCCAAATACAAG GTTGGTGCTCCTGCTCGTGTGGGTTTGGTTGCTCCAATTGATGTGGTTGTTCAACCTGGTAACACTGGTCTCGACCCATCTCAGACATCTTTCTTCCAG GTGCTTAACATTCCAACTAAGATTAACAAGGGTACTGTCGAAATTATCACCCCTGTGGAGCTTATCAAGCAAGGTGACAAGGTCGGGTCTTCTGAGGCTGCCCTTCTAGCCAAGCTCGGGATTAGACCTTTCTCATATGGTCTTGTTGTTCAGTCCGTTTATGACAATGGATCAGTCTTTAGCCCTGAGGTTCTTGATCTTACAGAAGATCAACTTGTGGAGAAGTTTGCTTCTGGTATCTCCATGGTTACTTCCTTGGCTCTAGCTGTTTCTTACCCTACTCTTGCTGCTGCGCCACACATGTTCATCAATGCCTACAAGAATGCGTTGGCTATTGCTGTTGCCACTGACTACACTTTCCCTCAAGCAGAGAAGGTCAAGGAATTCTTGAAG GATCCTAGCAAGTTTGTTGTTGCTGCAGCGGCAGTGTCTGCGGATGCAGGTAGTGGTGGTGCTGCACAATCTGGAGGTGCTGCTAAggtagaggagaagaaagaagagtcaGACGAAGAAGACTATGATGGTGGTTTCGGTTTGTTCGACGAAGAGTAG